One window from the genome of Verrucomicrobiia bacterium encodes:
- a CDS encoding prohibitin family protein — MSPTGIARLLALAVFVLILTVIVASAVYVVPPGHRGVLVTLGRVSPNFRSEGFGLKPPFIATVIPVSVRQATADMQAAVISKDLQEVRTGLKVLYRIPEQSVVSIYQQFKGDPFLSLIQPRVDEAIKEITKEHTAQEIVQERARIKQRTLENARTKVGNLLDLADVVVADISLSENLEAAIERKMVQEQEANKAVFEQQKAQIDAQIAVVRARGEAESIRIRGEALASNPELMDLELVRKWNGRTPRVVSGDATGARMILPLGPAPLPAISDARP; from the coding sequence TCGTGCTGATCCTCACGGTGATCGTTGCATCGGCCGTCTATGTCGTGCCGCCAGGCCACCGCGGGGTGCTCGTGACGCTGGGACGGGTCTCGCCGAACTTTCGGTCCGAGGGCTTCGGACTGAAACCCCCGTTCATCGCCACCGTCATTCCAGTGAGCGTCCGCCAGGCGACCGCCGACATGCAGGCCGCGGTCATCTCAAAGGATCTTCAGGAGGTCCGCACCGGCCTCAAAGTGCTGTACCGCATCCCCGAGCAGTCGGTGGTGTCCATCTACCAGCAATTCAAGGGCGACCCGTTCCTGAGCCTCATCCAGCCGCGCGTGGATGAGGCGATCAAGGAGATCACCAAGGAGCACACCGCGCAGGAAATCGTCCAGGAACGCGCCCGGATCAAGCAGCGAACCCTTGAGAACGCGCGGACCAAGGTGGGCAACCTCCTGGACCTGGCGGATGTCGTGGTGGCCGACATTTCGCTCTCGGAAAACCTGGAGGCCGCGATCGAGCGGAAAATGGTCCAGGAACAGGAGGCCAACAAGGCGGTGTTTGAACAGCAAAAGGCCCAGATTGACGCCCAGATCGCCGTGGTGCGGGCGCGGGGTGAGGCCGAGTCCATCCGCATCCGCGGCGAGGCATTGGCCAGCAATCCCGAGCTCATGGACTTGGAGCTTGTCCGCAAATGGAACGGGCGGACACCCCGGGTGGTCAGCGGCGACGCCACCGGCGCCAGAATGATCCTGCCATTGGGCCCGGCACCCCTTCCGGCGATCTCCGACGCCCGTCCTTGA
- a CDS encoding prohibitin family protein, with protein MNPRYSDFRRPQGELPVATLAALIGGAVLVIVLILAAARSTTVVEPGHRGVRVTLGRVSPVFEQEGFLVKAPFITQIHQVSIRQQTVELKTECYSADLQQVRASVRILFRIPEASVVTLFRDYSGDPLAALVAPRVVEALKEVASTQSAEMIVQNRETIKMEALAATRRKIGELPGGGPLIVIEDLTLSDLALSAELNTAIEQKMTQREEAERAKFVQRQAEIEAETAIIKGRGEAEAIAIRGRALRENPAFIRLQIVEKWDGTSPLVVGGEGATSPVMIPLGDLDNRK; from the coding sequence ATGAACCCCCGATACTCCGACTTCCGCCGGCCCCAAGGCGAACTCCCGGTGGCCACCCTGGCCGCCCTCATCGGCGGCGCCGTGCTCGTGATTGTCCTGATCCTGGCGGCCGCCCGGTCCACAACCGTGGTCGAGCCCGGGCACCGAGGGGTTCGCGTGACGCTGGGGCGGGTGTCCCCGGTCTTCGAGCAGGAGGGGTTCCTCGTCAAGGCTCCGTTCATCACGCAAATCCACCAGGTGAGCATCCGGCAGCAGACCGTCGAGTTGAAAACCGAGTGCTATTCCGCCGACCTGCAGCAGGTCCGGGCGTCGGTGCGCATCCTGTTCCGGATACCCGAGGCTTCCGTGGTCACCCTGTTCCGCGATTACAGCGGCGACCCGCTGGCCGCCCTGGTGGCCCCGCGGGTTGTGGAGGCCCTCAAGGAGGTGGCCTCCACCCAGAGTGCAGAGATGATTGTGCAGAACCGGGAGACCATCAAAATGGAGGCCCTCGCCGCGACCCGCCGCAAGATCGGCGAGCTGCCCGGGGGCGGTCCGCTGATCGTAATCGAGGATCTCACCCTCTCCGACCTGGCGTTGTCGGCCGAGCTCAATACCGCCATCGAGCAGAAGATGACCCAGCGGGAGGAGGCGGAGCGCGCGAAGTTTGTTCAGCGACAGGCGGAGATCGAAGCCGAGACGGCCATCATCAAGGGCCGGGGCGAGGCGGAGGCCATTGCCATTCGCGGCCGGGCCCTGCGCGAGAACCCGGCCTTCATCCGGCTCCAGATTGTCGAAAAGTGGGATGGCACCTCACCGCTGGTGGTTGGCGGGGAGGGGGCCACATCGCCGGTCATGATCCCGTTGGGCGATCTCGACAATCGCAAGTGA
- a CDS encoding DUF2652 domain-containing protein: protein MTARHHPPRPDGGPRKFAAAPEPVILVLADISGYTRFLTANAKSLAHSQTVITELIQAIVRHAELPLELAKLEGDAVFFVARQPGCDPDAAIAATGWGLRLLGFFETFRRSLHALASATTCTCGACTHLGGLRLKLIVHAGVALNHEVAGLHEWAGPDVILAHRLLKNSVASREYLLLTAAAAPFVALPPELPVRGTVERYADFDPVCAAVFHPVADDRTAPDVPTAVFMLGWQWRLWMGTVAGPARRHRGPGHPPPRLGSLLARIALAAVSVVLAPILLPVNFFNALRRRAGLPVRSG from the coding sequence GTGACTGCCCGACACCATCCACCCCGTCCCGACGGAGGCCCCCGAAAATTCGCCGCCGCGCCGGAGCCCGTCATTCTCGTGCTTGCCGACATCAGCGGCTACACAAGGTTTCTCACGGCGAACGCGAAGAGCCTCGCCCACAGCCAGACCGTGATCACCGAGCTGATCCAGGCGATCGTGCGCCATGCCGAATTGCCTCTGGAGCTGGCCAAGCTGGAGGGAGACGCGGTGTTCTTCGTGGCCCGTCAACCGGGTTGCGATCCGGATGCAGCCATTGCCGCCACGGGTTGGGGGCTGCGGTTGCTGGGCTTCTTCGAGACGTTTCGGAGGTCCCTGCACGCACTGGCCAGCGCGACGACCTGTACCTGTGGCGCATGCACTCATCTGGGCGGTCTCCGGTTGAAGCTGATCGTCCACGCCGGTGTCGCCCTGAACCATGAAGTCGCCGGCCTTCACGAGTGGGCGGGTCCGGACGTCATCCTGGCGCACCGGCTCTTGAAAAACTCGGTGGCATCGCGGGAGTACCTGCTGTTGACCGCCGCGGCGGCGCCGTTTGTGGCGCTGCCGCCAGAGCTGCCGGTGCGCGGGACCGTGGAGCGGTATGCGGACTTTGATCCGGTATGTGCCGCGGTGTTCCACCCGGTCGCGGACGACCGGACGGCCCCGGACGTGCCGACGGCGGTCTTCATGCTGGGCTGGCAATGGAGACTCTGGATGGGGACGGTGGCCGGACCGGCCCGTCGTCACCGCGGGCCGGGTCATCCGCCGCCGCGTTTGGGTTCATTGTTGGCGAGGATCGCCCTCGCCGCAGTGTCGGTGGTCCTCGCACCCATCCTGCTTCCGGTAAACTTTTTCAACGCGCTGCGACGCCGCGCGGGCCTGCCGGTCCGATCCGGATGA
- a CDS encoding sulfatase: protein MSWEPPVAAAVRPPNVILIVADDLGYGDLGCYGRTDLRTPHLDRMAAEGLRFTGFQVPQAVCSASRAALLTGCYPNRVGILGALFPGAPMGLHPGEVTMAEVLQARGHATCIVGKWHLGDAPPFHPLRHGFDEWLGLPYSNDMWPRHPTMTNFPPLPMLDGFAVVNGDVGPEDQAALTARYTARAVDFIRRQARRPFFLYVAHSMPHVPLFASERFRGRSGAGLYGDVIEELDASVGDILAALQETGVERDTLVLFTSDNGPWLTYGDHAGVTGGLREGKGTAWEGGVRVPLIVRWPGQVAPGRVHSGVASTLDLLPTLAALTDAPMPQERVVDGRNLASVFTNAPTSDVEDSFVPGYYGANLCHLRWGHWKRVFSHVYQHLDRAGAGGLPGAYIQQRTGPALFHLGDDPAEAVDVSVTHSEVAALLDQAGDRWRRSLGDGLRTLVGTEVRPAGFAAAFRVLPEGDGRLSLRATNAVVQGVDLRYGLVSGLEAITSWTRTSDRAEWELVIHRTGAYRIEVEHASRPGVRDVPLDIFVNGQRIRRALAGQGADTFVVESPGTVQFAAGGRHRLEVRGATPSGSALDALRAVVLHPIP from the coding sequence ATGTCCTGGGAACCTCCGGTCGCGGCGGCGGTGCGCCCGCCAAACGTGATCCTGATCGTCGCCGATGACCTCGGGTATGGTGATCTGGGTTGCTATGGGAGGACGGATCTTCGGACGCCGCACCTGGACCGGATGGCTGCCGAGGGATTGCGGTTCACCGGATTCCAGGTGCCGCAGGCCGTGTGTTCGGCGTCGCGGGCTGCGTTGCTGACCGGGTGCTATCCGAACCGCGTCGGCATCCTCGGAGCGTTGTTTCCCGGCGCCCCGATGGGACTTCATCCCGGCGAGGTCACCATGGCGGAAGTGCTGCAGGCCCGGGGTCATGCCACATGCATCGTGGGCAAATGGCACCTGGGAGACGCCCCGCCGTTCCACCCGTTGCGCCATGGGTTCGATGAGTGGCTGGGACTGCCGTACTCCAACGACATGTGGCCCCGGCATCCGACGATGACGAATTTTCCGCCCCTCCCGATGCTGGATGGATTCGCGGTGGTGAATGGCGACGTGGGGCCGGAGGATCAGGCGGCCCTGACGGCCCGCTACACGGCGCGCGCCGTGGACTTCATCCGCAGGCAGGCGCGGCGGCCGTTCTTCCTGTACGTGGCCCACTCCATGCCGCATGTGCCGCTCTTTGCCTCGGAGCGGTTTCGCGGACGCTCGGGCGCCGGGCTGTACGGCGATGTGATCGAGGAACTGGATGCCTCCGTCGGGGACATCCTGGCGGCGTTGCAAGAGACCGGTGTGGAGCGGGACACGCTGGTTCTCTTCACGTCCGACAATGGACCATGGCTCACGTATGGCGACCATGCCGGAGTCACCGGTGGCCTTCGGGAAGGCAAGGGCACTGCCTGGGAAGGCGGAGTGCGCGTGCCGCTGATCGTCCGATGGCCCGGGCAGGTGGCCCCGGGGCGCGTGCACTCCGGGGTGGCGTCCACGCTGGACCTGCTGCCGACACTGGCGGCCCTCACCGACGCTCCCATGCCGCAGGAGCGCGTCGTGGATGGCCGCAATCTGGCGTCGGTGTTCACCAATGCACCCACGAGTGACGTGGAGGATTCGTTCGTTCCCGGGTATTATGGCGCGAACCTGTGCCACCTGAGATGGGGGCACTGGAAGCGGGTGTTTTCCCATGTGTACCAGCACCTGGATCGGGCCGGTGCGGGCGGGCTGCCGGGAGCCTATATTCAGCAGCGGACGGGGCCGGCACTCTTCCATCTTGGCGACGACCCTGCCGAGGCCGTGGACGTTTCGGTGACGCATTCGGAGGTGGCCGCCCTTCTGGACCAGGCCGGTGACCGTTGGAGGCGATCGTTGGGCGACGGATTGCGAACCCTGGTCGGCACGGAGGTGCGGCCGGCGGGATTCGCTGCGGCGTTTCGGGTGCTTCCCGAGGGGGATGGGCGCCTGTCGTTGCGGGCAACCAACGCGGTGGTTCAAGGGGTGGACCTGCGATACGGGCTGGTCTCCGGGCTGGAGGCGATCACGTCGTGGACGCGGACATCGGACCGGGCGGAATGGGAGTTGGTCATCCACCGCACCGGGGCGTACCGGATCGAAGTGGAACACGCCTCCCGTCCGGGTGTGCGCGACGTCCCGCTCGATATTTTCGTCAACGGTCAGCGGATTCGACGAGCCCTGGCGGGGCAGGGGGCGGACACGTTCGTGGTGGAATCACCGGGCACCGTGCAGTTCGCCGCCGGGGGGCGGCACCGCCTGGAGGTTCGGGGTGCCACGCCTTCGGGTTCGGCACTGGACGCCCTGCGCGCGGTGGTGCTGCATCCCATTCCCTGA